One Cotesia glomerata isolate CgM1 linkage group LG8, MPM_Cglom_v2.3, whole genome shotgun sequence genomic window carries:
- the LOC123270141 gene encoding ATP-dependent DNA helicase RRM3-like, with protein MPSPNRPASDLVNTDLQREQQYDHGNLATIITNSEPLLTAEQKIIYDRIMLAVAAEQGGIFFLDAPGGTGKTFLISLILAKIRSQQKIALVVASSGIAATLLDGGRTAHSLFEVPLDIHHKPDAMCYIKKNSGIAAVLRNSSIIIWDECTMVHKYSLEALHRTMQDLNSNDKLFGGTILLLSGDFRQTLPVIPRLTFADEINACLNAIILMAKC; from the coding sequence ATGCCATCACCTAATCGCCCAGCTTCTGACTTAGTCAATACCGATTTACAACGAGAACAACAATATGACCATGGAAATTTAGCCACGATTATCACGAACAGTGAGCCATTACTAACAgcagaacaaaaaattatttatgatcggATTATGCTGGCTGTTGCTGCTGAACAAGGCggtatttttttcttggacGCACCAGGTGGAACCGGTAAGACATTTTTAATATCGCTGATTCTTGCCAAAATACGGTCGCAACAGAAAATCGCATTGGTAGTTGCATCGTCAGGCATTGCGGCTACTTTACTGGATGGTGGGCGAACGGCACATTCATTATTCGAGGTGCCATTGGATATTCATCATAAACCAGATGCAATGTGTTACATCAAAAAGAATAGTGGAATAGCTGCAGTGTTGCGGAATAGCTCTATAATAATTTGGGATGAGTGCACAATGGTGCACAAATATTCACTTGAAGCATTGCATAGAACTATGCAGGATTTAAACAGCAATGATAAACTTTTCGGTGGTACTATCTTACTTTTGTCTGGTGATTTCCGTCAGACCTTACCGGTTATACCTCGCTTAACTTTCGCGGATGAGATTAATGCATGTTTGAATGCCATCATTCTTATGGCGAAGTGTTGA
- the LOC123270142 gene encoding uncharacterized protein LOC123270142 — protein sequence MDKVCQYCQALKFRNEAAGMCCAAGKVVLSPLPAPPEPLLSLLAGNSDDSKLFLRKIRKFNSCFQMTSFGATKICDLASDGRNFETTFKIQGQVYHKIGSLMPMPDDNPKFLQIYFMGNCEERVTTRCQYNFIEQAEERAIVILLENFLEDQNQLLQLIKRVSPRLQNDNYQIVIKADKVPLGIHAGRFNASTVDEVAVIMVSHPVDKISIKITRRDNTISTISDLHRSYDALQYPLIFWQGQDEYHLNIKQCDPNTGDYGNKKVSSMDYYAHRIMIRLNQDNYILRYRQLFHQYIVDMYAKVESERLRFIRFNQAKLRSEEYIHLRDAVAGNIDGNLNPNDIGNAFILPSSYIGSPRNMQEYMQDAMTYVRHYGRPDLFITFTYKIRPEEIDQIISAEIPDPLIDPELFDVVTKHMIHGPCSAFNITSPCMENGKCKKNFPKPHTNDTIMDIDGYPIYPRRNTKNGGHTFTMRLPNYPNQAEFDNQWVVPYSPLLSKTYKAHINVELCSSVKSIKYICKYVNKGSDLAIFEVQNINKNDEIARYQMGRYISSNEAIWHILSFPIHERDPSVQHLAIHLENGQRVYFTEEDLLQRAFEAPKTTLTKFFTLCQRFDIFGRFAKTLLYGDVPRYFTWSKSSKKWEPRKQGKRHPSIPGIFKAKTLGRLYTVHPKQRECFYLRLLLVNVPGPTSFEFLRTVNGRVFNTNQDACRELQLLEDDNHWDLALADAALTSMPNNVRQLFAIILTTCYPSQAQTLWKKYKNCMTEDILHRIRQTDQCQNIDYTPEMYNEALCSNFKFTT from the exons ATGGATAAAGTATGTCAATATTGTCAGGCGTTGAAATTTCGAAATGAAGCTGCCGGTATGTGCTGCGCAGCAGGAAAAGTCGTGCTGTCACCTCTACCCGCTCCGCCAGAACCTTTATTATCCCTTCTTGCTGGGAATTCAgatgattcaaaattatttttgcgtaAGATACGCAAATTTAATTCTTGCTTCCAAATGACGTCATTTGGGGCAACTAAAATTTGCGATCTTGCATCCGATGGACGTAATTTTGAAACTACATTCAAAATACAAGGCCAGGTGTACCACAAAATTGGATCATTGATGCCAATGCCTGATGATAATCCgaaatttcttcaaatttattttatgggcAATTGTGAAGAGCGCGTAACTACTCGGTGCCAGTATAATTTCATTGAACAAGCAGAGGAAAGAGCAATTGTGATATtactggaaaattttttagaagatCAGAATCAACTACTTCAATTAATCAAAAGAGTTTCGCCACGATTGCAAAATGACAACTATCAAATCGTCATAAAAGCCGATAAAGTACCATTAGGTATACATGCTGGTAGATTCAACGCTTCAACTGTTGATGAGGTTGCTGTTATCATGGTTAGTCATCCAGTTGacaaaatatctataaaaattacacgGCGTGACAACACTATCAGTACGATTTCGGATCTACACCGTTCATATGATGCACTACAATATCCATTGATATTTTGGCAAGGACAGGATGAATATCATCTTAACATCAAACAGTGTGATCCTAATACcg gtgattatggaaataaaaaagtgaGCTCAATGGACTACTACGCACACCGAATAATGATTAGACTAAATCAGGACAATTATATCCTTCGATATCGTCAGCTATTCCATCAATACATTGTTGATATGTATGCTAAGGTTGAAAGCGAACGCTTGCGATTCATTCGATTCAACCAGGCTAAATTACGATCGGAAGAATATATTCACTTACGAGATGCTGTTGCTGGAAACATCGACGGAAATTTAAATCCTAATGACATCGGTAATGCTTTCATTTTACCTTCAAGCTACATCGGCAGTCCACGGAACATGCAGGAATACATGCAAGACGCGATGACTTACGTACGTCATTACGGCCGACCGGATTTGTTTATTACATTTACAT ATAAAATCCGTCCAGAAGAAATTGATCAAATAATTTCAGCTGAAATTCCAGACCCATTAATTGATCCAGAATTATTTGATGTTGTCACTAAACACATGATCCATGGGCCATGCAGTGCTTTTAACATCACGTCACCATGCATGGAAAATGGaaaatgtaagaaaaatttcccaaAGCCGCATACGAATGACACTATCATGGATATTGATGGTTATCCTATATATCCCCGCAGAAATACTAAGAATGGTGGCCACACATTTACAATGCGACTGCCGAATTATCCAAATCAAGCAGAATTTGATAATCAGTGGGTGGTACCATATTCACCATTACtttcaaaaacttataaaGCTCATATCAACGTTGAGCTTTGCAGTTCtgtaaaatcaattaagtACATTTGTAAATATGTAAACAAAGGCAGTGATTTGGCCATATTTGaagtacaaaatataaataaaaatgacgaAATAGCACGATACCAAATGGGTAGATACATTAGCAGCAACGAAGCTATTTGGCATATTCTCAGCTTTCCCATACACGAAAGAGATCCTTCTGTCCAGCATCTAGCAATACATCTTGAAAACGGTCAACGTGTATACTTCACTGAAGAAGATCTTCTCCAAAGAGCGTTCGAGGCCCCAAAAACGACactaactaaattttttacattgtgTCAAAGATTTGATATTTTTGGCCGATTCGCAAAGACATTGCTATATGGTGATGTTCCGCGTTATTTCACATGGAGCAAATCCAGTAAAAAATGGGAACCACGAAAACAAGGAAAACGACATCCTTCCATTCCAGGTATATTCAAAGCTAAGACATTGGGGCGACTTTACACAGTACATCCAAAGCAACGTGAGTGCTTCTATTTACGTTTGTTATTGGTGAATGTGCCTGGACCAACGTCTTTTGAATTTCTGCGAACAGTTAATGGTCGAGTATTCAATACAAACCAAGATGCATGTCGTGAACTGCAATTGCTAGAAGACGATAACCATTGGGACTTAGCGCTTGCTGATGCTGCGTTGACATCAATGCCCAATAACGTTCGTCAGCTGTTTGCAATTATTTTGACGACGTGTTATCCATCGCAAGCACAAACTttgtggaaaaaatataaaaattgcatgACAGAAGACATATTGCACCGAATTAGACAAACAGATCAATGCCAAAACATAGATTATACGCCAGAGATGTATAATGAAGCATTGTGttctaatttcaaatttaccaCTTAA
- the LOC123270143 gene encoding bromodomain-containing protein 4-like: MADIRAARLHDEEVRKSPRGNARQAPNAPLLQNQEGNPPPLPGELLLPPLPQEQAPQGEGGYVPMVQGQVPLLQGQGGNPSQQQRQAPLPQGQGDHPPQPQGLAPLEQGQDGNPPPLLHGLPPPPPMLQGQAPLPQGPALPPPMLAQQRKPPLPQGQGDHPPQPQRQAPLLQSEEGDPPQPHEQAPNASLSQKPPVGQVSKNLRVSQSNCPSNGFQGLNLSNRSIKTLRLFNKYMSETLKMKTVTQNQRQTEEICKSQKTVEKSQQVITSSNSSNESKREGEPSPHLSLTQYVPPYSNHPQYYPAYPNYSITSVPQYHMAPVPQFPMPLAPQFPFPPVSPFSMPPAPQYLISQLPQYPSMPYNSPYGFPPHYYPPRYF, from the exons ATGGCGGAta TACGTGCTGCTAGACTGCATGATGAAGAAGTAAGGAAGTCTCCACGAGGTAACGCTAGACAAGCACCAAATGCGCCGCTGCTACAGAATCAGGAAGGCAATCCACCACCGCTACCAGGCGAACTGCTACTTCCACCATTGCCACAAGAACAAGCACCACAGGGTGAAGGAGGTTATGTACCGATGGTCCAAGGACAAGTACCGTTACTACAAGGGCAAGGTGGTAATCCTTCACAGCAACAAAGACAAGCACCGTTGCCACAAGGGCAAGGAGATCATCCTCCACAGCCGCAAGGACTAGCCCCGTTGGAACAAGGGCAAGACGGTAATCCTCCACCACTGCTACATGGGTTACCACCGCCTCCACCGATGCTGCAGGGACAAGCACCATTGCCACAAGGGCCAGCACTGCCTCCACCTATGCTAGCG CAACAAAGAAAACCACCATTGCCTCAAGGGCAAGGAGATCATCCTCCACAGCCACAGAGACAAGCACCGTTGCTACAAAGTGAAGAAGGCGATCCTCCACAACCTCACGAGCAAGCACCAAACGCATCGTTGTCTCAAAAGCCACCAGTTGGTCAGGTTTCAAAGAATCTTCGAGTTTCTCAGTCAAATTGTCCTAGTAATGGCTTTCAAGGACTAAATTTGTCAAACAGGTCTATTAAAACTCTGagactttttaataaatatatgtccGAGACCTTAAAAATGAAGACTGTTACACAAAATCAGCGACAAACGGAAGAAATTTGCAAAAGCCAAAAGACTGTTGAAAAAAGTCAACAAGTAATCACGTCAAGTAATTCAAGCAATGAGAGCAAGCGTGAAGGAGAACCTTCTCCGCACCTTTCGTTGACTCAATATGTTCCTCCCTACTCTAACCATCCTCAGTACTACCCTGCTTATCCTAATTATAGTATTACATCGGTTCCTCAGTATCACATGGCCCCAGTTCCTCAGTTTCCTATGCCACTAGCTCCTCAGTTTCCTTTCCCACCCGTTTCTCCGTTTTCTATGCCACCAGCTCCACAGTACCTGATCTCACAACTCCCTCAGTACCCATCTATGCCTTACAACTCACCATACGGATTTCCACCTCATTACTATCCTCCACGGTACTTTTAA